One part of the Ignavibacteria bacterium genome encodes these proteins:
- a CDS encoding BamA/TamA family outer membrane protein, with amino-acid sequence MTIYKILLLAIVIVISGNNFLFAQDEEQENADQYELVSIEFHGNNSIPGSVLETVISSKTTPNWFYKFLHKISSSLGLPPEYFDSLKIPEDMKALEKYYRDNGFFETRFSDEYHINKDKKEATLIYNITEGPDFKIRHFAYQGLDSLPSEFREKILSDYFVDTTKTFSRSLVDKETTPVISFLRDNGYMNADIKRPDVYVYPDSDFVDINVGVFPGRRYKVDSLEVEKKGPGKDYVEDTLIKKIVSISPGDYYSADEKQRAQVRLYRTNLFSSVLISGVVPDSNRSLVNLNITGDITKMNDLSPEIIINNQESAFNVGLGTTYTRKNFLGNARTFTLGGSFAIQDVFNVDYSKIFGFVTSIRDTSILGYVDLRASVEQPFLFDRRISSKLEGYFTINKQKQYRSLIYGTKISLDFELPRKVYFNSLVTYYQAERTVDNLLEDYVRTVIKNNAASTNTPLSPAREDSIVANLRSSRNITSIIGADIGANKTNDMMFPTKGYNLSLTLEEGNFIPSLLKRLGADYINVRSQFYRLQTTVSYFPNVYNSNVDAFGIKFRVGYLQTYQGRKNDVPLNRLFTAGGSNSVRGWRARQLIPRAANIPITTAADFQNLFLRDVPVGGTFLMEGSFETRNRFVGSIGGAAFVDYGNTFMGYQDFKFDRLAVAVGLGLRYYTSFAPIRVDIGFKAYDPYERKAFLNLYNRSKHIFKDLIEIHFGIGEAF; translated from the coding sequence ACTGTAATTTCTTCCAAAACCACTCCGAACTGGTTTTATAAATTTTTGCATAAAATCTCCAGCAGCTTGGGCCTGCCTCCTGAATACTTTGATTCCCTTAAGATTCCTGAAGACATGAAAGCGCTTGAGAAGTATTACAGGGATAACGGTTTCTTTGAGACAAGGTTTTCAGATGAGTATCACATCAACAAAGATAAAAAAGAAGCTACGCTCATCTACAATATAACTGAAGGGCCGGATTTTAAGATAAGGCACTTTGCCTATCAGGGGCTAGACTCACTTCCCTCTGAATTCAGGGAAAAGATTCTTTCCGACTACTTTGTTGATACGACAAAGACTTTTTCAAGGAGTTTAGTTGATAAGGAGACGACACCTGTAATTTCTTTCCTGAGAGATAACGGCTACATGAATGCCGATATCAAAAGGCCCGACGTGTATGTTTATCCCGACTCTGATTTCGTGGATATAAATGTCGGGGTTTTCCCCGGAAGGCGCTACAAGGTCGACAGCCTGGAGGTGGAGAAGAAAGGGCCGGGCAAGGATTATGTTGAAGACACGCTGATTAAAAAGATTGTCAGCATAAGTCCAGGCGACTATTACAGTGCAGATGAAAAGCAGAGGGCACAGGTAAGGCTTTACAGGACAAATCTTTTTTCTTCAGTTCTTATCAGCGGTGTGGTGCCGGATTCAAACCGGAGCCTTGTTAACCTCAACATTACGGGTGACATTACAAAGATGAATGATCTTTCGCCGGAGATCATTATAAATAACCAGGAAAGCGCTTTTAACGTCGGTCTCGGCACAACGTACACGAGGAAGAACTTCCTTGGGAATGCCAGGACTTTTACGCTGGGCGGCAGCTTTGCCATTCAGGACGTTTTTAATGTTGATTACAGCAAAATCTTCGGCTTTGTAACTTCCATCAGGGATACATCAATTCTTGGATACGTGGATTTAAGAGCCTCGGTTGAACAGCCCTTCCTTTTTGACAGAAGGATATCAAGCAAGCTTGAAGGGTATTTTACAATCAACAAACAGAAGCAGTACCGCTCATTGATTTACGGAACCAAAATCAGCCTGGACTTTGAACTTCCAAGAAAAGTTTACTTTAATTCCCTGGTTACCTACTATCAGGCTGAAAGGACAGTCGACAATCTTCTGGAAGACTACGTAAGAACGGTAATCAAGAACAACGCTGCCTCAACGAATACCCCTTTGTCTCCGGCAAGAGAGGATTCCATCGTTGCAAACCTCAGAAGCTCAAGAAATATTACCTCAATCATAGGAGCTGACATAGGTGCAAACAAGACCAACGACATGATGTTCCCGACCAAAGGCTACAATTTGTCCCTTACGCTTGAGGAAGGAAACTTTATCCCTTCTTTGTTAAAAAGACTAGGGGCAGACTACATTAATGTAAGATCACAGTTCTACCGCCTGCAGACCACGGTTTCCTATTTCCCGAACGTCTATAATTCAAATGTTGATGCTTTCGGCATTAAGTTCAGGGTTGGATACCTGCAGACCTACCAGGGGAGGAAAAACGATGTCCCTCTTAACAGGCTTTTTACCGCAGGCGGTTCCAACTCGGTCAGAGGCTGGCGTGCAAGGCAACTTATTCCCAGGGCAGCTAATATACCAATCACTACTGCTGCAGACTTTCAGAACCTGTTCTTACGCGACGTTCCGGTTGGCGGCACCTTCTTAATGGAAGGCTCCTTTGAAACCAGGAACCGCTTTGTTGGAAGCATTGGCGGTGCGGCATTTGTGGATTATGGAAATACGTTCATGGGATATCAGGATTTCAAGTTTGACCGTCTGGCAGTAGCCGTGGGGCTTGGTTTGAGGTATTATACTTCTTTTGCCCCTATACGTGTGGATATCGGGTTTAAGGCTTATGACCCTTACGAAAGGAAGGCTTTTCTGAACCTCTACAACAGAAGTAAGCATATTTTCAAGGATTTAATTGAAATCCACTTCGGTATAGGTGAGGCTTTCTAG
- a CDS encoding YicC family protein, which produces MISSMTGFGKGTAQNTHVNVEAEIKSVNSRYLEVSLKLPKNLQSKEYEIRELIRSRIKRGKIILSLQLRKNGLNNEKPSLDKESVQYAVQFLKELKKAAKLKDKITLDQLLTFQDLFSADQSEELESEFQLVREAIEASITELLAMRNKEGEELSKDLAMRINNIQQTVAKIEELSHNSAQENFEKLKERARQLLGDISAYSDRLDMELAILVDKADITEECVRLNSHAKFFLESLRQSNEVGRKLNFLCQEINREANTIGSKTLSTEISHYTVFIKEELERIREQIQNIE; this is translated from the coding sequence ATGATTTCCAGTATGACCGGTTTTGGCAAAGGTACTGCCCAGAATACACATGTTAACGTTGAAGCTGAGATTAAGAGCGTCAATAGCAGATATCTTGAGGTCTCCCTTAAACTGCCTAAAAACCTGCAGAGCAAGGAATATGAGATAAGAGAGCTTATACGCAGCAGGATTAAAAGAGGGAAAATTATATTAAGCCTTCAGCTAAGAAAGAACGGCTTAAACAATGAAAAGCCCTCGCTCGACAAAGAAAGCGTTCAGTATGCCGTACAGTTCTTAAAAGAGCTGAAGAAAGCGGCTAAATTAAAGGATAAAATAACACTCGACCAGCTGCTGACATTTCAGGACCTGTTCTCAGCCGACCAAAGTGAAGAGCTGGAAAGTGAATTCCAGCTTGTCCGCGAGGCGATTGAAGCTTCAATAACGGAGCTTCTTGCAATGAGAAACAAAGAAGGCGAGGAACTCTCAAAAGACCTCGCAATGCGTATAAATAACATTCAGCAGACGGTAGCCAAAATTGAAGAGCTCAGCCATAACAGCGCTCAGGAGAATTTCGAGAAGCTGAAAGAAAGAGCCAGACAGCTTTTGGGAGATATATCTGCCTACAGCGACCGCCTGGATATGGAACTTGCCATTCTGGTTGATAAAGCCGATATTACGGAGGAATGCGTAAGGCTCAACAGCCATGCAAAGTTTTTCCTCGAGAGCCTCAGGCAGAGCAATGAAGTAGGACGCAAGCTGAATTTCCTCTGCCAGGAAATAAACCGCGAAGCCAATACGATCGGAAGCAAGACCTTATCTACCGAAATATCGCATTACACGGTTTTTATTAAGGAAGAACTCGAAAGGATCCGCGAGCAAATTCAAAATATTGAGTAA